Proteins from one Panicum virgatum strain AP13 chromosome 7K, P.virgatum_v5, whole genome shotgun sequence genomic window:
- the LOC120640703 gene encoding F-box/kelch-repeat protein At1g67480-like isoform X1 has translation MLALVAPREPFVQSQARISARMQLNFSAEQNLPSSMMIQKQDDSYSVLIPGLPEDLAKICLALVPRSHFAVMSSVSKSWMAFIGSREFIAVRKETGKLEEWIYVLTAGSGGQGSRWEVLGSPDQKKRILPPMPGPRKAGFGVVVLDGKLFVMAGYAADHGKEFVSDEVYLYDACLNRSATATFLTKGYCYSPVHQVPIRIFLKSRWTALAKMNVARRDFACAEVNGVIYAAGGFGHGGDSLSSVEAYNPQQNKWILIQSLRRPRWGCFACRLNDKLYIMGGRSSFIIGNSRSVDVYDPHHNAWEEIKRGCVMVTSHAILEKRLFCIEWKNQRSLATFNPADNSWQRIPVPLTGSSSTRFCLGVLGMKVLLFSLEEEPGYQTLMYDPAAPTGCEWQTSQLKPSGSCICCVTIEV, from the coding sequence ATGCTTGCACTTGTTGCACCAAGAGAACCATTTGTTCAGTCACAGGCGCGTATCAGTGCCAGAATGCAGCTCAACTTTTCAGCTGAGCAAAATCTCCCCTCCAGTATGATGATCCAAAAGCAGGACGATTCATACAGCGTGCTGATACCTGGTCTACCAGAAGACCTGGCAAAGATATGTCTTGCTCTTGTCCCTCGGAGCCATTTCGCTGTCATGAGTTCTGTGTCAAAGAGTTGGATGGCATTCATCGGGAGCAGGGAGTTCATTGCTGTTCGAAAGGAGACCGGGAAGCTCGAGGAGTGGATTTATGTCCTGACCGCTGGATCAGGCGGTCAGGGAAGCCGTTGGGAGGTGCTGGGGAGCCCGGATCAGAAGAAGAGAATACTTCCTCCTATGCCTGGACCAAGAAAAGCTGGATTTGGTGTGGTAGTTCTTGATGGAAAGCTTTTTGTCATGGCTGGCTATGCTGCAGACCATGGGAAAGAATTTGTTTCTGATGAGGTCTACCTCTATGATGCTTGTCTGAACAGGTCTGCCACTGCCACTTTTTTAACAAAAGGATATTGCTATTCTCCTGTTCATCAAGTACCAATTCGTATCTTCTTAAAATCCAGGTGGACTGCACTTGCCAAGATGAACGTTGCACGACGCGACTTCGCATGCGCAGAGGTCAATGGTGTGATATATGCAGCTGGTGGATTTGGACATGGTGGCGATAGCCTGAGCAGCGTTGAAGCGTACAATCCACAGCAGAACAAATGGATATTGATACAGAGTCTTCGCAGGCCGAGGTGGGGCTGCTTTGCTTGTCGGCTCAATGACAAGCTGTACATCATGGGAGGCCGTTCAAGCTTCATCATTGGCAATTCTCGCTCTGTCGATGTGTATGACCCTCATCACAACGCTTGGGAGGAGATCAAGAGAGGATGTGTGATGGTCACCTCACATGCTATTCTTGAAAAGAGGCTGTTCTGTATTGAGTGGAAGAATCAGAGGTCACTTGCGACATTTAACCCGGCAGACAACTCTTGGCAGAGGATCCCGGTGCCGCTTACTGGCAGTTCTAGCACCCGATTCTGCCTCGGGGTGCTCGGCATGAAGGTCCTTCTATTCTCACTGGAGGAAGAACCTGGGTACCAGACACTGATGTATGACCCGGCAGCACCAACGGGATGTGAGTGGCAGACGTCTCAGCTCAAGCCTTCAGGATCGTGCATATGTTGTGTGACCATTGAAGTTTGA
- the LOC120640703 gene encoding F-box/kelch-repeat protein At1g67480-like isoform X2 gives MLALVAPREPFVQSQARISARMQLNFSAEQNLPSSMMIQKQDDSYSVLIPGLPEDLAKICLALVPRSHFAVMSSVSKSWMAFIGSREFIAVRKETGKLEEWIYVLTAGSGGQGSRWEVLGSPDQKKRILPPMPGPRKAGFGVVVLDGKLFVMAGYAADHGKEFVSDEVYLYDACLNRWTALAKMNVARRDFACAEVNGVIYAAGGFGHGGDSLSSVEAYNPQQNKWILIQSLRRPRWGCFACRLNDKLYIMGGRSSFIIGNSRSVDVYDPHHNAWEEIKRGCVMVTSHAILEKRLFCIEWKNQRSLATFNPADNSWQRIPVPLTGSSSTRFCLGVLGMKVLLFSLEEEPGYQTLMYDPAAPTGCEWQTSQLKPSGSCICCVTIEV, from the exons ATGCTTGCACTTGTTGCACCAAGAGAACCATTTGTTCAGTCACAGGCGCGTATCAGTGCCAGAATGCAGCTCAACTTTTCAGCTGAGCAAAATCTCCCCTCCAGTATGATGATCCAAAAGCAGGACGATTCATACAGCGTGCTGATACCTGGTCTACCAGAAGACCTGGCAAAGATATGTCTTGCTCTTGTCCCTCGGAGCCATTTCGCTGTCATGAGTTCTGTGTCAAAGAGTTGGATGGCATTCATCGGGAGCAGGGAGTTCATTGCTGTTCGAAAGGAGACCGGGAAGCTCGAGGAGTGGATTTATGTCCTGACCGCTGGATCAGGCGGTCAGGGAAGCCGTTGGGAGGTGCTGGGGAGCCCGGATCAGAAGAAGAGAATACTTCCTCCTATGCCTGGACCAAGAAAAGCTGGATTTGGTGTGGTAGTTCTTGATGGAAAGCTTTTTGTCATGGCTGGCTATGCTGCAGACCATGGGAAAGAATTTGTTTCTGATGAGGTCTACCTCTATGATGCTTGTCTGAACAG GTGGACTGCACTTGCCAAGATGAACGTTGCACGACGCGACTTCGCATGCGCAGAGGTCAATGGTGTGATATATGCAGCTGGTGGATTTGGACATGGTGGCGATAGCCTGAGCAGCGTTGAAGCGTACAATCCACAGCAGAACAAATGGATATTGATACAGAGTCTTCGCAGGCCGAGGTGGGGCTGCTTTGCTTGTCGGCTCAATGACAAGCTGTACATCATGGGAGGCCGTTCAAGCTTCATCATTGGCAATTCTCGCTCTGTCGATGTGTATGACCCTCATCACAACGCTTGGGAGGAGATCAAGAGAGGATGTGTGATGGTCACCTCACATGCTATTCTTGAAAAGAGGCTGTTCTGTATTGAGTGGAAGAATCAGAGGTCACTTGCGACATTTAACCCGGCAGACAACTCTTGGCAGAGGATCCCGGTGCCGCTTACTGGCAGTTCTAGCACCCGATTCTGCCTCGGGGTGCTCGGCATGAAGGTCCTTCTATTCTCACTGGAGGAAGAACCTGGGTACCAGACACTGATGTATGACCCGGCAGCACCAACGGGATGTGAGTGGCAGACGTCTCAGCTCAAGCCTTCAGGATCGTGCATATGTTGTGTGACCATTGAAGTTTGA